The region TAATTGGTTGAAAAAATGGCTTATTTTCTATATTTTTTATGCAATTTATATATTCTTAAGGTCAAAAAAATGCAATAAAAAAAACTCAGATTGAACTGAATTTTTTTATTTTTTAAATGGCAATAAAGATAATTAATTGCATTTTTTTAAAACAGATTTCTTACATCATCTTAGTGTTTTAATATATCTGCAAGTTCATCGTTTGAATCTTCATCATTATCCATTGAAAAAAATGATTGTGTTTTAAATGTTCCTTCAGATACAAAGAATTCCTTTGTTTCATCGTTAACATAATTTAAATCGTCTTTTTTTATTACATTGATTACTTCATCTTGAATTTGATCAATGTCTTTAGGAGCATCTTTTCTTAATCCCGTGGCGATTACCGAGACAAATAGCTCACCTAATTTGTTGCTTTCTTCAGATTCTAGAGTTGTTATACCAAAAATAATGTTAATTTCATTACCAACAATTTCCCGCATAGCTCCCAAAGCACTTTGAATTTCATTTAAAGTTACTTTTTGAGAAGCACTGAAATTTACTATTGCATCGCTAGCCCCAACAACACTTGATTCTAAAATTGGGCTTGTTATTGCAGATGTGATTGCTTTTACAGCCCTATCTTGGCCATTTGCTTGGCCAATGCCGATTAATGTTTCACCTTTATTTTTAATAATGGTTGATAAATCTGCAAAATCAAGATTAATAATGCTTGGGGTGGCAATAACATCAACTATTGTTCTAATAGTTTGCTTTAAGACATTATTTGCGCAAATAAATGCATCTGAAAAAGAAATATTTCCATATTGTTGTAATAGTTTATTGTTTGAAATAACAATATATGAATCAACACATTTTTTAATTTCTTGTAAGCCTTGCTTTGCAATTCTCATTCTCTTTGGACCTTCAAAGTCAAACGGAGTAGTTACAACTGCAACTACTAAAGCATTGCATTCCTTGGCTATTTGTGCAATCACGGGCGCTGCACCTGTGCCGGTTCCACCACCCATTCCTGCAGTTATAATTACTAGATCAGCTCCTTGCAATCTACTTTTGATTTCTTCACGTGAAGATTCAGCAGCAGTTTTGCCAATTTCAGGGTTAGCACCCGCGCCAATTCCACGTTCATCACCTAAATGTAAAACGCATTCTTGAGGAAATTTTGCTAATACTTGTTTATCGGTATTGGCAGCAATAATTTGAAAACTATCTAAATGGCTATTTATCATAGTTTCAACACTATTATTTCCGCCACCACCTACTCCAATAACAATTATTTTTGCCACCGGGTTATAATTATTTAATTCTTTTGCCATAGAACTCCTAATTTATATCGTTTAGCATTAAATTGTAATACTTTTTGGAATTACTATAAACTTCAATTGTAAATAATTCCCTACTAATTTCATTATTTAAAGCATTTTGTTTGATTTGACATTCTAAAATATTATCTATTGCAAGCATTTCGCAACTTAAATATTCATTTTTGATTTCATATTCAAAGTCACTAAATAAGTTAATTTTTTCATTTTGAATTAATATATTATCAAAAAGTTTTAATTCGCTATTGAAATATAATTTGCAAACCTTTGAATCAATTTTATAATTATTAACAAAAGTTGCAACGCTAGTTAATAATTTATTTATAAATTCGCCTAATATATTCTTTATTATTGGAGCAACATTGCATTTGTAGGTTAAACAATTTACAACTTCGCTAAATCAATTGCTTTCTGTACTTAATAAATTGCGTTGTAACATTCTTGCTTTTAATTTGTTTAGTCCTAAATCTAATACTTGGCTTACTATATTTGATTTATTAATGTTTAAAATAAATTTAGCTTTATCATCTAATACATCAACAAAAATAGCTACTTTTTGTTTTGGATTTTTAAACAAAACTGAATTTGTCTTTAAACTATCTAAGCAAAATATTTTGGCAATTTTTAAATCGTTGCTACTAAAAATTTCTTGCAATCTTAGACTATTAGCATTTGATATTGTTTTTAAAGAATAAATTTGCTTAATATTAGTTTTTTTAACTAGTTTAAATTCCAATATTTTTTGGCCTATATTATTGAAGTTTGATCTAATATTTTTTAAA is a window of Metamycoplasma hominis ATCC 23114 DNA encoding:
- the ftsZ gene encoding cell division protein FtsZ; translation: MAKELNNYNPVAKIIVIGVGGGGNNSVETMINSHLDSFQIIAANTDKQVLAKFPQECVLHLGDERGIGAGANPEIGKTAAESSREEIKSRLQGADLVIITAGMGGGTGTGAAPVIAQIAKECNALVVAVVTTPFDFEGPKRMRIAKQGLQEIKKCVDSYIVISNNKLLQQYGNISFSDAFICANNVLKQTIRTIVDVIATPSIINLDFADLSTIIKNKGETLIGIGQANGQDRAVKAITSAITSPILESSVVGASDAIVNFSASQKVTLNEIQSALGAMREIVGNEINIIFGITTLESEESNKLGELFVSVIATGLRKDAPKDIDQIQDEVINVIKKDDLNYVNDETKEFFVSEGTFKTQSFFSMDNDEDSNDELADILKH